CAGTGACAGTTGGAATTTgggacattgattttttttttctcagcactaAGAAATTAACTAAAAGGACTGAAGGTTAGCAAAATTAATCAATATTACCAAGCCAGGAAATCAACTGAATCTCCTTGGAGAAGGACGTTTGAAAACTTCACGGCCATAAGCTTGTGCATGACCTGTTCATTAATAGAGTATTTAATAATGTAATACTCAAAGTTTCATTAACATTCCAGAATATACTTAATTACGTTTAAATTCACGTAGCTCTGGTCAAGAAAATATAACTAAAACTTTTCTTACAAATCACTTTTATGAATGTGTGCAATTAGAAATGCATCGCTTGTTTTACATTTCATGTTATGAATAGCATGCTGCTACCTCCCGCTACAATGTGGCTGTTTTTCTTGCTTATGTATAAGGTCTTCCTTCCCTGAGGAGAGTTGGCAGTCAACCTTGTAGCCTAGAGACACTCTGACTGAACTTCAGTGTTTCATTGTTTATAAAGACAATATTGAAATCTcctaaaatatttcagataattAAAGAGATACTGAAATCATagtattaatctttttttaatttttcctctctATGTGGCAACtgtagtagtaaaaaaaaaaataagtctgaaCCATACATTGAGAACATGTGCTCTCAATATTTCTGTGACCTGAGTCAGTGTATTATAGCGGCAATTGATAACCCTACctgtttttcttcaaaataagcaAGTTAAAGGGATAAACACATTCATGGCTTTTCCTTACCTTTAGTAACCACTTTACTTTGGCTGGATATCTTGCTTGTTTCTGTGCAAATGGGTAAATTcaacaaaaaacagaaagggagaaaagatgaCACAAATCCTTTTTCTTAGCAAGGCACTTTCCTTTTTCTCCCAAGTTAATCTCCAAAGTTAAAATAGGTTCCAAAAACCATTCAGCACAGAGGTAGGGGAACTGGATCCTTTTGCAGTAGAGTGATGAGAGAAAGGCTGTTCATTCCGTGGTGAGTTTAGTGTTTCCCTCTTTTACTGCTCAAGGATAAATATTGCAAGTTTAACGTCAGtgtaaattatatttcaaaactTCTGAAATGCAGATACAATACTAGTTGCAGTTATTTCCAAGGTAGTATACTGAGACTCTCAAGATTTATTCTGGCTCACAACTGTGGAGAGTGTATTCCTCCTGTTATCATattgtaatctacttattgtttTCACTTTGAGGTTAAGATCACtgatctctttcctttttccctgcTTACACTTGGGACATATCACCCAGGGGAGACTGAATTTTAAGTCCCCTATTTCTAACAACAATTAAGCATCCCTCTGCTATTTCCCTTGACAGCTAGTGGTTTGATTCCTTGTGAAAATCAAAATGTTCTACACAATGTCACATTAGCCCTGTGAATGCACCTTCTGTGTAGACTGTGTTCACTTGGGGTGCTGTGCTGCAGGGTGAATGAGTACGGATCAGGTGTTGCTGCATAAACACAGGTCCAGCACTTGCTGCACGTTGATGCAATTGAAATACAGCATGTTAAATGAAATGTGCTAGACACCTGAGAGACAATGGCACACCTGCCCCTCACATATGAGTTTAACTTAATATGAGCCCAATCTGAAGATAGCCAActtcttgtttaaaaaatgacattggGAACTGGCCTGGTGGTGCACAGATATAGACTGCTGTTTTTAACACTGGTCTCACACATCAGAGTAGCGCTTTGAggacctgctgcttcacttcagatctgacttcctgctaacattcctgggaaggcagcagaagatgcctaaGGTCTGTGTCCCTGCTCCCTCGGAGGACAGCAGGATGGAGTTTTGGAATGTTGGCTTCAGTCAGGCTAAAACCTGGCTGTAGTGGCATGCGGTGAACCGGCAGAGAGAAAATCAAtatctaaataaaaaaataaattctgaaaggaaattttaaaattggaGTTCATTCTGAAAATGGACTTACGTACTTGTCGGTAGTCATCAACAGTCACCCGAGTAGCTGTTATTTCACCtggaaaactaaaaacaaaaatccccTCATGAGTTCTTAAGGACTTGTTTTAGCTTACATGAAATTTTATTCATCCAGTATAAGGAATGTTTGCCTCTTAATATATCATAGATGAAAAGCTACTAGAATCACAGAGagtcaaagagggagagagactttaTAAATTGCCTAAATCCGAAATTAACCTAATAATTGTCAGAGTAGaaaatcttcaaattttttttaatggaggggAAGATTCCGTTTTTATTACAAGGTAAAAATATCTAATAATAAACCAAATGAGAAACGTTCAAAAATCTCTGTGAAGAAAAACGGGCAAACCTCAGAAGAATACCGAAGCAGACTAAACAATTTTGATGACACACTCATATATGCCCTTTGATACAAGACAATTGCATTAAGGTGACAATGTCTATCACTAAATTAAAGATTTCCAATgaaatacattcctagataaaaGGACTAAGAAGTTCATAATCAAGCGTTTTAAGtaaaatgtgtgtatatttaaTAAAGGGatgtaaaaaatgcaaataaagaccCAATAAAGAAATGCAATTCAATATGTTTATTTAGCCACTTTCTCTTTCTACTCTTAATATTTTGATTCACTTTCTATCAGTATTTAACATCAAGACCCAACAACAACTAGCAACAGGTGATATTGTCCCATCAGGCTTCAAACATCACCTTCATGGTGCATTTGCTGAAATTTCCGGAGAAGCCTCAGTGCTCAATTGTATAAGGAAGCTGTTACTAGCattaataacattttttattttcaaaatgaaagaaatggaggATTTGTTGTTTGGATGACAAAATAGTGGATGTTAAAGTGATGTACAATATCTTTGCCCTATTTGATCATTCTATAGTATATATATGACTCAAaactttctttacatttcatagATATGCACAGTCATGTATGAGTCAAATTTCTGCACATTTTGAAACAAAAggaagtaaattaaaatatgtgaagtgtgtattaaaatgtaatttatggttttacatttagatatttttaaaagatttattcatttttattggacggGCATTTCAGATTTtgtggagagaatgagagacagagaaaaagatcttctatctctcaTTCaccccccaatggccacaatgactggagctgagccaatctaaagcaggagttccttccaggtcttcaaTGTAAGTGCAGGTTCCAGGGCTTttgatcatcttctgttgctttctcaggccataagcatagcgctaggtgggaagtggagcaactgggacacgaagtggtgcccttatggaattctgatgcctgcaaggtgaggatctaacTGTTGATGCATAGCGCCAGGACCTCAAATTTAGATTTTCTTAATTGTAAGTTATTTTATGAAGGCATCATAGCAACAGTGAAGTAAAAACCCACAGTTGGTACacaaaagataaaaaattaagaaaggcaTCAAAGCATGACAATAGAGAAAAATCACTCAATTGTAAAAGAAGACAATTTAAAGAATCAAAGGCTGCTAATCACACAGTAACAATCCCCCTGCTGCCGCCCCACCAGCTGCCAGAATCATCCAATGCACCCGGCACACAACATTTCTGCCACAGTAATATTGAACAATGCTGCCATTTGAGTGAGGCACGTGCAATAGCAAGGGTGATGTCATAAATCACAAAGACCCAGGCATTCACAGGTGCTGTGTGCCAAAGGAGCACTGTCATAGCTCCATGCATGTAAGCCCCTGGCCCTGCTATTCCCAGTGACCTCCTTTCTACCATGCTGCCTGTCGCGTGCTCAAGCATAGAATCTAACAGACATTGTCTGGAATCCTGTTATCCTTTTGTCAATGTCCATGAAAGCAGAGTCAAGCAACCTGGGGCAAGCTCAATTGTATTATGCCAGTGATGTCTGTATGGTTTGAGAGGTTTATGGTACATGGTCATGCACCTACAGTGTGCTATAGTTTAGGTTATTGGATGGAGCTCATGTTGAATGGGATTTTATAATAACGGGGGAACATTTCTGTGAGTGGGTCCTCTACAGTTCCTGTACacaaactttatttttatgaagACATATCAAATATGCTTCATGCGTGACAATGTTACATTAATTACTCTTGGACCAGATGTTTGCACTCAGTGCATTATTGGGCTCTCTGCCTGAACTTGCATTGACACTAGACTGAATGTTTTGTTTCACTGCTAAGTATAAATCCATGCTTGTCAGCCCATATGCAATATTtagggattgagagagagagaagagatagagtaGATATGGGTGTATTTAGAGAGCACTGGAGGCATAAAATGACTTGACTGATACACAGATGTGATTCATTTTGTCAGCTGAACCAACAGCAGTCTTATCATTTATATCTGGTATTTGTATCAGACATATCTTCATTCCTCCAATATAGTTACTGCCCATAGACACCAAAAGCTGTGACTCCAAAGAACTTCAAGTCAaggttattttgttattttacagGGGATCTAGGTTCTTGTATGGAAAATTTACTAATCAAGCTTTTCagattgacagtgggcaaatgctTCAttgcgtgtgtgagagagagagagaaagagagagagagagagagagacagagagaaggcagtCCATACACAATAAAGGTTGCTGCATCTGACTTTAACACTCCTACTACTTCCTGAGTGGTcaaacattattatttttgtattataaCCAATGCACTTAAATAGTGTATCTCCAAGATTATCCATTTTCTGTGTTATAGCAATGCATAAACATAAAGGTATCGTTGTTATGTCATTTTGGGGGAGAGGGTGCTTATGGtcaagggaaaagaaaatatttaagatgtAGGATAAAGATTATAATTTTACTGTTTACATAATGCGCTGACAATATTTGATGTGGAAAATCATATTTGCCATAATCCACCACTGGACTGAGAAGAATGGGGTTTAGCAGTATTAAGGGATTAAAAAACATTGAAGTCACAGGAGATAAGTTGCTACTTGGGGCATCTGTGTTTCaattgaagagatggaattaaaatcACACGCTTCTACTTTGAGCTTTCTGCTGACACTCATTCTGTGAAGCTGCAGATGACAGATCCACCAGGTGGATCCCTGCCACAAACACAGGAGACTTCCTGCTTTCAACATGGTCTAGTCTCAGCTAACGtaggtatttgagaagtgaatgagtAAATGGAAGATATGCTCTCTTTGCCCAACCCTCTGTCTCATGAAttcctctgtcttttaaattaaaaatgagtatataaataaatttaaaataattcatggaaaatgtgagcTAAAGATGACCTTAATTTGgtgtaaaattatttttggtgcaaaatgttaatggaaatgttttaaaaactatgaaGTATTTGAAATACATAACAACAAATTATCTTTGATTCGATttcttcatgagctttttgaagtatcctcaatAATTTGCAAGTTGTTTGTGGAACTCAAGAAGCTTACAATTATTAAATTTATCAATTCTGCTCCTGTAATCCCATTATTAGAATATAGATCTATTCTAGTCGCATAGGATGAATAGGAGAGTcacaatattttatctttttgtattaaataattatgaaataaacATGCAGAGCAGATACATTGACCAGTgaactttttttattatcataACATGCACTAAGGTGCTATCTAGTTTTATTGCTTGATTATTCAACTtgctttctcattttcaaaaacagacaCAATGTAGGTGCTTGGGACAACAGGAATAGCACAACATTGCTTCCAATAACGACATGCTGTTGTGATATGAAGGCAATACTTCCAGGAACTGGTTGATCATGAACCATAAAAACAAGTGCTTAATCAGAtctgagaaacagaaagcaacaacaacaacaaaaacttccaTGGAGAAGAGATGGGATTCTGACATAATTAAAGCATATGGATGTATTTTAACATTATTCTAAACTTGCTGGGTTTCTTCTTATTTTCTCTCATgttaaaggtgtttttttttttaatcaggtttacagaaagaagagacagagagaaaggtcggCCAACTctttgttcactcccccagtggctgtaaaggccagagctgagccaatatgaagccaggaacaaggagccttCTACAGGTCTGCCACAAGgatgcagagtccccaggctcaAGGCTTTCTTCCAcagttctcccaggccacaagcaaggagccaaaAGGAagtaggagcagccaggacagaaaccagcacccacatgggacctcAGCACATGTAAAGTGAGGACCACAGACACAAGGCTCTGCTAAAGAGACATGAACTTGTCACTTAGATGCTGTTTCAATTGCCAAGTCTTGTACCCAGATGATCTCCTTCCCTGATGATCTCCTTTAGATGAGAGAGTGAATCTCTTATTACAATGAAGTCTATTTCAGAAAAACCTGACTTAAATATATTCTTTGGATACATGTGTCCCAGTCTTATAACTTCATGAAGGTTTTTAAGTTTATTAAGATTAACTTAAGTACTTAGTTATTTGTAACTACTACGTTCGTTATACTGTACAATCCATTAAAATGGAAATTACTGAGTTCATGGTTATCACAGAGCATAACCAAGTGAAGATCTATGATTTagttaatataatcaaaatgtgaTGAAATTTCAAAAGGCAGCATCTTTTTCCATGGATAGGTGGTATCCCAAAAATTCTGGAGTAATATAGTGGAGTTTGGAGAATTAGATTTTATGCATGGTGTTTTTAGTAAAGATCCTCATTGAACAAGAATTGTTTAGGAAATGTATTAGACATACCATGCACAATACATTTTATGATAACAGGGCAAAATACAAGAAGACAAatattgttatatatatatatatatatatatatatatatatatatatatatttaaaaccaaTTTTGGCTTTTCACTCTTTCCAGGGCTTGTTTCACATCCTTGTTCCGAAGGCTGTAAATCAGAGGGTTCAGCATGGGGATCACTAGGGTGTAAAACACTGAGGTCATCTTGTCTTGATCTAGAGAGTAGGAAGAACTTGGTCTGAAGTACATGAAGAGCATAGTTCCCTGGAAGATGGCAACTGCAGTTAAGTGGGAGGTGCAGGTGGAGAAAGCTTTGAACCTACCCTCAGCAGAGGGCATCTTTAAGACTGATGAGATGATGTAACAGTAAGAGACAAGAACTCCTGCGATAGTACTTAGTTCAATGAATCCAAACACGATAAATAATGTCAGCTCATTCACTTGTATATCAGAACAAGACAGAATAAACAGAGGGGGCAAGTCACAGAAGAAGTGATTGATCTCATTAGAGCCACAGAAACACAAGCGGAATGTCAATGTTGTGTGTACCAATGCATCTGTCACTCCCACCAGATAAACCccagccatgagcagggaacacACCTTGCTGGACATGTTGACTGTGTAGAGCAAGGGGTTGCTGATGGCCTGGTACCTATCAAAGGCCATCACTGCCAGCAGCAGACACTCTGAATCAACAAAGATACAGGAAATGAAGAACTGCAGAGCACAGCCATAGAAGGGAATTGACTTGTCTGTAGCAAATATGTCGATGAGCATCTTGGGTCCAACTGCAGTGGAGTAGCAGAGGTCACAGAATGAGAGGTGACTGAGGAAAAAGTACATTGGGGTGTGCAGCCTGGAATCCAGTCTGATTACAGTGATCATTCCAAGATTTGCCAGAAGGCTAGTGAGATAAACAAGCACAAATGTGGTAAATAAAATCACTTTCATCTCCAGATTATTGCTAATTCCCAAGAAAATAAATTGAGACTGGGAGCAATTCGGATGCATTCTTCTTTCTTCTCATGTAAACCTGAGAGAAATTGCTGAAGACATAATTATGCATGGTTAGTCCTTCTCAGCATTCGTAATATATCTGAACAGGCAAATTGATGTGTCTCCTTATTCTGATTTAATCCTAAAATTGTCAATCATATGTTATAAAAGCCATTTTAATTTTTGACTATGATGAAAAATAATCCTTAGTTAAGAAATTTTAATCTATTTTGCATGTCATTCATGAGATACATAATATTTCAGTTATTGCCTACTCTAGGTAAAACAGACTATTTGAAATCTCATTTCATCTCCAAAATAATATAGAATACATAGATGTTAGAAGATGAGGATATAGCTTATAGAGATAAACATCTTCTATGTTTTCCAAATATCATTAAAGACATTGCAGTGGATGTATTTACTGTTTGTAAAAGCATGATTAACTCAGTTTTATTTTGTGCTAGTTTCAGAATTAGAGTtttccaaaaattaaagaaagaaggcATGCAGAAATTCAGCGATGGATAAGATTGGAGCTTATCTTCTTTGAagtttataaaatacaaaaattctgttttcttgatacattaaaaataaaaaagaaatatatatcatATCAGCAATTGTTAAAAAGCACTGATTACTGATCTTGGCCTATATTTCCTCAACAGTTAATgagacataaaatatttattactggTCCTGTCTATATAAACATATGAATTTTGTTCCAATACTCAATACTTAATTGTTTTAATGTTTGGGATAAGGTTTTTTATTGTAGAGAGATGCTAATGAAAGGGAATTTAAAATGTGTACACTTATGGTTCACTGACTTTTAACAGAATTGAATTCTTTGTCTTGTGATCTGTTCATCTTCATAGGTGTATAATGtgtttgtatgcatgtatgtctTCTTGTTGGTGCATAGAATTGGAacatacaggatttttttttaatgttagtatgGTATGTGGCTCACCTGAAGCTGAATGTGTATCTACTAGTATTTGTAATTTGATGAATCAGGTATGTCTCTAAATGGATAAATCCCTTAAATTCATATATTATTCATGTTCTATTAATtctgaaggaaaatatttttgatgcCTTAGGTTGGAGAATTTATTAAACTGAATAATTTCAACTAAATGATTCATTTAGAAATGTCTCATCTTTTCtaaaagctaatttttttttagtgttatatttttgaatctgaaAATTGAGGAACTTACCTGGGTCAGGCAGTTCTTGTATCTGAACACCAGATGGACAGCATTTTATTCTCCAGGTAGCGTGTGGGGCTTCATTCTCTGCCTCCCTTAGGCTTTGGTGTGATTAATCATGCTTCTAGTTCTGCATTTTCCCCGGTGTATTTACTAACAATACTTGCGAAGTTTTGAGTTTCAATTGTTACAGCCGACAAGTTGATCCCTGGTTGGAGGCAAACTGGGAATTAGTTCACGCTACTGAGTGTGCAATCCTGTCTGAATCCTCCTTCCAGCACAGTTTGAATCTAATGAAGCTCAGCTCTGCCAGAATTTTCAACTTCTTTCATACTACTTCTTTTtgaagtttcttcctgttttaaaatgttctccATCATCTTATGTTAATACTTACacacatttattttagttttgctaAAAGGCTTTTATGTCACATGAGTCACATGTTAAGAGCAAATACgtcttcgaaaacccctcacagcaaacaatcctacaaaaaaaaaagaaccgaaaataaataaacaacagaaagtagaacttgaaatctgacaggaaagagctggcatggattggctcatgcctcgctgggtgggtcacaaagattagttactcctcaccatggtgttgaggattttcctgcacacccccccccaaaaaaaaatgttctgcacctaaaatgttgacatatatcttgttagagttacaagccagtctggattatcctaaaatctgccaagatcagcaaaattttacttcaacacaacaactggctaaatactaagatgaaatggacacgaaacagctgaatggtgccttatggccattttaaggtatagagcagccggtcctgtatatgagctaaaattgaaatgtcaatgagcaaatcataggttgtggctaggacttgttttcctttttttttttttttctttttaatgcactggttactcaaaaccatgtcaattccataacattgcaaattgctgttgatgttatattgggactcttaattgactgtgatgatattctgccagctcaaacttcagaccagaaaaggtctccccaagaaactgttcaacccatctggacaataagtagctggactctatgcttggtatatgtttgcaatgaaagaatcttgattgaacttgaactgtaatactgcatcaaggtggaggaatgcaccaggggggaggggagggggaggggagggggagggagggggggattcccagagcctatgaaactgtcacataatgcaaaacaattaacaataaaaaaaaaacaaaaaacagtacacacgaaaaaaaaaaaaaaagagcaaatacgTGAATTTTTAGTATATTTATGAAGCTGGACAACTGTCACCACTAATTCCCTAACATTTGCCATCACTCCAACAAGAACACTCCGAGCTAGTAGTACTATCTGTGTCCGAGGACAGCATATGTAAAGAGGTTCACCTTATATGTAATTCTTTTCCAGGTTTCTTTTACAAGATacagtaatttttaaagtgcATCTATGTAACTACATGTATTAGAATATCTTTTTAATATTGAACATTTAATTTTGTATATACAGTATATTATGATTTTCCTTTTATCAAAGTTCAGGTAGTTTAGTCTTGGCCCATATTTCACTGAATTGATGATTATATAGTTTCCCTACACTTTGCACACTCtttagcttccatctgctgacttacatCTCCATTGCCCTGTTACAGCTGGGAATAGGccagctgaagctaggaacccagaactcGGTGTGAGTCTAACACTTGGGTGAACGAACTCCCCGTTACTTGCACTGTCACCTGTCGCCTCTCAGAATGCGCGTTGATGGGCAGCTGAGTGGGAGCTGAGCAAGGCCTCAGAGGAGGACACTGTTAGGGAACAAAGTACCTCAAGGAGCATCTGAGCCTATGTTCACACACTGTCCATAAATGGCATCTTCTTAGtcacttcttcttttctttttcatttagaaaaaaattatgttacagttccataggctcagggagtCTCCCCGTCccatcctcccctctccctccactgattcccactatattattacagtattacagtcttttaaaaacagtCGCAGTCCATCATTCCATTTAAGTGTTTGCTGattttataggtatagacaatgatagaaagtccaacattctattgtcaaaatgtatttgagagttttatttgggagttcatctttggtctggatatagagatgcatattgcattgtatcctcacacctggatataatagtctccattacacagttactgtatatcccttcttgggtgagaactcactgagctcagtgcattgcactggtcccacaggaaaacaataaaggctatggcattgtatgggtcaaaataagttcatgtggcacccagacctaaaggccaacaggttctggtaaGATCACCACAAACAACCTAggtatataggacacctggtatctctctaatcctgggacttgctccaactgaaggtgggagaaaggttgtaaagACAATGATGCAACATcggcacggtatcacaggaggtggttattggtgagccaggagctggggctacaaagaccatggtggaaatctaacataagaacccagacctggaattcgctggagggagtggcataagtgactgcaaacaaagagccatatgCTAACTGCAATAAGCACAATTGAACtgtagacatgtgggtgacagagcttatgagcatgccccaaggagaagaatctgctaaccagaagcacaatgagcaagagtaaaagaagagacagagacacaatgaatattactgaagactcccctgcaaaggagcaaaaccctatgccagccTGAGTTCCCTGAGGAAGAAatcgagaaaatgagggatacagaattgaaaacactagttataaaacttcttatcaacaaacaagaaatgaatcaaatgaaagctgatatgtcagaaatgaagaatacagtggagcaaattaaaagtacagtggagagtctccaaaatagaaaaaggaggcagaagaaaaaaaaatctcaaaatttgaagatattttctgtcatcaagggggaaaaaaacaaaatgtcgGAAGCAGAGCCggattaaacaaaaaataaagtattcaagaattgaaagacactattaaaagaccaaatataaaagttaagggagtcacagaaggtgcagaaagaaaatctGGGATTACatgtgtattcaatgaaataataagggaaatttttagaggaagaattgggaaacaagatccaggaggggcacagaactaccAACAGGCTTAACCAAAGGCAATCTTAACCACaaaacatgataatcaagctctgttcaatcgaacataaggaaaaagatccttaaatttgcacgtgaaaaaaattgacatataaagaaatgccaattaaactcacaggagatctctcataggaaactctacaggcaagaagagaatggagtgacatattcccagatcctaaaagcaaaaaaaaaaaaaaaaaaaaaaaaaaagtcagcccaggataacgtatgctgtgtctttcaaaatgaattaaatttcttccacagtaaagttaaaagaatttgcctctttcaaaccttccctacaaatgatacttcaagatgttctcttcatagagaaaaggaatagcacccaccaaaaccagaaGCAAATGCGAAgaaaatcccagtaaaatgacatcagaagactgaataaatgaacaactcattgctaaaatgacaggactaaattaccacaTATTCATAataattctgaatgtaaatggcttaaactcaatcaaatgtcatagattagtagacaggaTGTAAAAAAAATGCTGCCTTTGATAGTTGTACAAGCTACttcagagagagaaacacatgATGGATTATAGATTTTCTTACTTATTTAGACACATCTCAGTGAGTTTTGCTTAGAGGGTCATCACAGATTATGTTGCAGACCAGTTTAGATTTGTTAATAACCATTGAACCTACTAAGGAAGGTGTCCTTTTCCAACTGCCTTGATGAATAATCTCACAAATAGAACCAAGACATTTATAGGCATGTCATTGGGGACCTGGTAATCAAAAAATTACCAACATGCTCATTCCTAAAATTCTCCAAGGAAATAGTTAGCTGGGGAGTTGTAGTTAATTTCTTTCTAAAACACATCAATAATTTGAAATGTGGATGTGCTAATCTGAAAAGATAATGGTCCCTTTCATTAGAATTAAGGtttctttccctttaaaaaaaatcaaactttttcATGTTTAGTGCTCTGGATAAGTATTTCAGTCTTTGTACATAATACACTTGATTAAATCAAGCAATCGGGCTTTATTTCATCATTGGAAACTGGgaactcctt
The sequence above is a segment of the Ochotona princeps isolate mOchPri1 chromosome 4, mOchPri1.hap1, whole genome shotgun sequence genome. Coding sequences within it:
- the LOC131480056 gene encoding olfactory receptor 5W2-like yields the protein MHPNCSQSQFIFLGISNNLEMKVILFTTFVLVYLTSLLANLGMITVIRLDSRLHTPMYFFLSHLSFCDLCYSTAVGPKMLIDIFATDKSIPFYGCALQFFISCIFVDSECLLLAVMAFDRYQAISNPLLYTVNMSSKVCSLLMAGVYLVGVTDALVHTTLTFRLCFCGSNEINHFFCDLPPLFILSCSDIQVNELTLFIVFGFIELSTIAGVLVSYCYIISSVLKMPSAEGRFKAFSTCTSHLTAVAIFQGTMLFMYFRPSSSYSLDQDKMTSVFYTLVIPMLNPLIYSLRNKDVKQALERVKSQNWF